A window of the Desulfotignum phosphitoxidans DSM 13687 genome harbors these coding sequences:
- a CDS encoding sll1863 family stress response protein: MRYAKISSAIGVWVLMVMFVTMPAGFAKSYEDNTTVKSVQQEAQDLLEALKDYTADQRDEAIERSKTALDILDRRIDELETDIADNWDQMSSAAREKTRESLKTLRKKRNDVAEKYGSLKASSTSAWEEMKQGFSDAYEDLSDAWAKSENEFDKNNSDK, translated from the coding sequence ATGAGGTATGCAAAAATAAGCAGCGCAATAGGTGTGTGGGTTTTAATGGTCATGTTTGTCACAATGCCGGCGGGTTTTGCCAAATCCTACGAGGACAACACCACGGTCAAATCGGTTCAACAGGAAGCACAGGATCTGCTCGAAGCCCTCAAAGACTATACAGCTGATCAGCGTGATGAGGCGATTGAACGGTCTAAAACAGCATTGGATATACTGGACAGACGGATTGATGAACTGGAAACTGATATCGCAGACAACTGGGATCAAATGAGCAGTGCGGCCCGTGAAAAAACCCGGGAAAGCCTCAAAACACTGCGAAAAAAACGGAATGATGTGGCTGAGAAATACGGCAGCCTGAAAGCCAGTTCCACCAGTGCATGGGAAGAAATGAAACAAGGGTTTTCAGATGCCTATGAAGATCTCAGCGATGCATGGGCAAAGTCTGAAAATGAATTTGATAAAAACAATTCAGATAAATAA
- a CDS encoding cation-translocating P-type ATPase, whose amino-acid sequence MNNKDTEYPALDGKSPWMLEAKEAVEQLASHSDDGLNPKQARSRLEKYGPNRIEAAKQRSAWQIFTAQIKNLIVLLLAAAAGISFILGQFLEGIAILVALIVNVFIGFGTELRAMRSMEALQQMTRRHAKVLRQSEIQKIEAAKLVPGDIVVLEGGDVIPADLRLIEANRIKADESALTGESVPVDKDVAALAGDTPLAERNNMLFTGTALTQGSGKGVVVATGMSTQLGHISQLAQGAQEEVLTPLEKRLNSLGQKLIWVTLGIAVLIGVTGVMAGKDLVVIFKTSVALAVAAIPEGLPIVATIALARGMWRMAKKNALVNRLSAVETLGSTSIICADKTGTLTENKMTVSKLVLVASEEVMHASWDPEQDPPFSVKKDVKTDDSLNTHIKDIMTIGMLCSNAQLSESGEEVGDPMELALLQAGQKLGLHREDLLKSYPEKKEEAFSPETKMMATWHSREQDKMVAVKGAPEAVLDASSQVLTTDGQTRKMDDTVYEKLLQANETLADEGLRVLGIARRSTDAVQNDPYSSLTFMGFVGLLDPPRKNIRKVIDTLRQAGVRVVMVTGDHPGTAFAIAQKLNLPGDGETVIHGNTLKSTEDYTSEERHNLLQSSVFARISPEQKLNLVSLFQADGSVVAMTGDGVNDAPALTKADIGVAMGRRGTQVAREAADIVLKDDNFATIALAMEQGRVIFSNIRKFIVFLLSGNVGAILIVGLAMLFGSILPLLPLQILYLNMISDVFPALALGVGKGEPSVMDRPPRPASEPVVTRVLWMTIFGYGLLIAGTALAGFWISLEKMSLSGERAVTITFLILAFTRTWHVFNMRDAESNVIFNDVTRNPFVWGAVILSIVLLVFAVYFPPLSRVLTMVAPTSFQWLFILGMSFIPLVVVQVLKQGTLFYKGTVEKGNSSDPSERK is encoded by the coding sequence ATGAATAATAAAGACACCGAATACCCGGCTTTGGATGGCAAATCACCCTGGATGCTCGAAGCGAAGGAGGCGGTTGAACAGCTTGCCTCACATTCTGATGACGGGCTGAACCCGAAACAGGCCCGCAGCCGGTTGGAAAAATATGGTCCCAACCGGATTGAAGCCGCCAAACAGCGTTCCGCATGGCAGATATTTACTGCCCAGATCAAGAATCTCATTGTACTGCTCCTGGCTGCGGCTGCCGGCATATCTTTCATTCTCGGTCAGTTCCTGGAAGGGATCGCCATTCTGGTGGCGTTGATCGTCAATGTGTTCATCGGGTTCGGCACCGAACTGCGTGCCATGCGGTCCATGGAAGCCTTGCAGCAGATGACCCGGAGGCATGCCAAAGTGCTGCGCCAGTCAGAGATCCAAAAAATCGAGGCCGCCAAACTGGTTCCCGGTGACATTGTGGTTCTGGAAGGCGGAGATGTGATCCCGGCAGATCTTAGACTGATCGAAGCTAACCGGATCAAAGCCGATGAATCTGCCTTGACCGGAGAGTCTGTGCCGGTGGACAAGGATGTGGCGGCCCTGGCCGGGGACACCCCCCTTGCCGAGCGAAACAACATGCTTTTTACCGGCACGGCCCTGACCCAGGGATCAGGAAAAGGCGTGGTGGTGGCCACGGGCATGTCCACCCAGCTGGGGCATATTTCACAGCTGGCCCAGGGCGCACAGGAAGAGGTTCTGACACCTCTGGAAAAGCGGCTGAACAGCCTGGGGCAGAAACTGATCTGGGTCACCCTGGGTATTGCCGTATTGATCGGGGTGACCGGCGTGATGGCCGGCAAAGATCTGGTGGTGATTTTTAAAACATCTGTCGCACTGGCAGTTGCTGCCATTCCGGAGGGCCTGCCCATCGTGGCCACCATTGCACTGGCCAGGGGGATGTGGCGGATGGCCAAAAAAAATGCGCTGGTCAACCGGCTTTCCGCCGTGGAAACCTTAGGTTCAACCAGCATTATCTGCGCGGACAAGACCGGCACCCTGACGGAAAACAAAATGACTGTATCAAAGTTGGTCCTGGTTGCTTCAGAAGAGGTGATGCATGCCAGTTGGGATCCGGAACAAGACCCGCCGTTTTCTGTCAAAAAAGATGTGAAAACCGATGATTCCCTGAACACGCATATAAAAGATATAATGACCATCGGCATGCTGTGCAGCAATGCGCAGCTGTCAGAAAGCGGGGAAGAGGTGGGTGATCCCATGGAACTTGCCCTGTTGCAGGCCGGGCAGAAGCTTGGGCTGCATCGGGAGGACCTGCTCAAATCCTATCCTGAAAAAAAAGAGGAGGCCTTTAGTCCTGAGACAAAAATGATGGCCACCTGGCATAGCCGGGAGCAGGACAAGATGGTGGCGGTAAAAGGTGCGCCTGAAGCCGTCCTTGATGCATCCAGCCAGGTTCTGACAACCGATGGACAAACCCGGAAAATGGATGACACAGTGTATGAAAAACTGTTGCAGGCAAATGAAACCCTGGCGGATGAAGGGCTCCGGGTTTTAGGTATCGCCCGCAGATCCACGGATGCGGTACAAAATGATCCCTATTCATCTTTGACGTTCATGGGGTTTGTGGGACTTCTGGATCCACCCCGGAAAAACATCCGGAAGGTCATCGACACACTCAGGCAGGCCGGGGTGCGGGTGGTCATGGTGACCGGAGACCATCCTGGGACTGCATTTGCGATCGCACAAAAACTGAACCTGCCCGGGGATGGGGAGACCGTGATACATGGGAATACGCTCAAGTCCACTGAAGACTACACCTCAGAAGAACGTCACAATCTCCTGCAGTCTTCTGTTTTTGCGCGCATCTCTCCGGAGCAGAAACTCAATCTTGTTTCTCTGTTTCAGGCTGACGGGTCTGTGGTGGCCATGACGGGCGACGGGGTGAATGATGCACCGGCCCTGACCAAGGCCGATATCGGCGTGGCCATGGGCAGACGTGGTACCCAGGTGGCCCGGGAGGCGGCAGACATTGTGCTCAAAGATGACAATTTTGCCACCATCGCCCTGGCCATGGAGCAGGGCCGGGTCATATTCAGCAACATCCGCAAGTTTATTGTTTTTCTGCTATCAGGGAACGTGGGTGCCATTCTGATCGTGGGTCTGGCCATGCTTTTCGGCAGTATATTGCCGCTGTTGCCGTTGCAGATTCTGTACTTGAACATGATCAGTGATGTGTTTCCGGCCCTGGCACTGGGCGTGGGCAAAGGAGAGCCTTCGGTCATGGACAGGCCCCCAAGGCCCGCCAGCGAACCGGTTGTGACCAGGGTCCTCTGGATGACCATTTTCGGGTATGGACTGCTCATTGCCGGAACAGCGCTTGCCGGTTTCTGGATATCTCTGGAAAAAATGTCTTTGTCCGGGGAACGCGCTGTGACCATAACCTTCCTCATTTTGGCTTTCACCCGAACCTGGCATGTGTTCAACATGCGTGATGCCGAATCCAATGTGATCTTCAATGATGTGACACGCAATCCTTTTGTATGGGGAGCCGTGATTCTGAGCATTGTGCTCCTGGTGTTTGCGGTATACTTTCCGCCGTTGTCACGGGTGTTGACCATGGTGGCGCCCACTTCCTTCCAGTGGCTGTTTATCCTCGGCATGAGCTTTATTCCTTTGGTGGTTGTGCAGGTTTTGAAACAAGGGACATTGTTTTACAAAGGAACAGTTGAAAAAGGAAATTCAAGTGACCCTTCTGAAAGAAAATGA
- a CDS encoding VTT domain-containing protein — protein MTLLKENDNCWCLAHAQKAAFLIDGAAYFSAVADAMEQAKKTIFIAAWDIDSRIALLRGNGVPDDQTDLGAFLNDKVKRTPELHVYILNWDFPMLYVREREWLPILKLGWKTHGRIFYHQDDQHPVGASQHQKLVVIDNQVAFCGGLDLTNSRWDTPEHRLDDPRRTTPDGEAYPPFHDIQMAVQGEAAEKLGQLFTDRWQWATGYSIALPKTASAPPWPENLPPDLLDIQMGISRTLPAYKGRDQVLEVETLYTDGIKAAEKAIYIETQYLTSAKIAGALEDSLSQEQGPDICIVLPRESSGWLEQSTMDSIRARVLKQLSAADDHHRLQVFYPALDDEKTALYVHAKLMIVDDRLALIGSANVSNRSMRFDSECVLAVAAKEDDSVGEAILSLRNRLLAEHLDKPVDGVVKVFARQGAMNQTIASLSESSGRRLQKLAFDQALPVDGAAIVRDHELLDPETPIAFDRMMDRFARNEQGTSKMPQVMKLAGVLLILLALAAAWRWSPLAEWATRENLAAWAGKIKEQPLSFLIVLGGYIAGGFLMVPVTLLVGVTAMVFDPVMGALYALSGCLVSALTTFWAGAGLGKQMVRKVAGKKLNHISRQMARQGILTVALIRNIPVAPFSLVNLIAGASHIKLKDYLLGTAAGMLPGILVITIFADRLLHTIQHPGWVNGLIAAALAVVMIAGNVWVTKRLSGKGGKK, from the coding sequence GTGACCCTTCTGAAAGAAAATGATAATTGCTGGTGTCTTGCGCATGCGCAAAAAGCCGCTTTTTTAATTGATGGCGCTGCCTACTTTTCAGCAGTGGCAGATGCCATGGAGCAGGCAAAGAAAACCATTTTTATTGCCGCATGGGACATTGACAGCCGGATTGCCCTGCTGCGGGGCAATGGGGTCCCGGATGACCAGACAGATCTTGGCGCTTTTCTCAATGACAAGGTGAAACGAACACCCGAACTGCATGTGTATATCCTGAACTGGGATTTTCCCATGCTGTATGTGCGGGAGCGTGAATGGCTCCCGATCCTGAAACTGGGATGGAAAACCCATGGGCGGATATTCTATCACCAGGATGATCAGCATCCGGTGGGGGCATCTCAGCATCAGAAACTGGTGGTGATCGACAATCAAGTGGCATTTTGCGGGGGACTTGATTTGACAAACAGCCGGTGGGACACACCTGAACACCGGCTGGACGATCCCCGGAGGACAACACCGGATGGTGAAGCATATCCACCGTTTCATGATATTCAGATGGCCGTGCAGGGAGAGGCTGCTGAAAAATTGGGCCAATTGTTTACAGACCGCTGGCAATGGGCGACCGGTTACAGCATTGCATTGCCAAAAACCGCATCCGCTCCCCCATGGCCTGAAAACCTGCCGCCGGATCTGTTGGATATACAGATGGGAATCTCCCGAACTCTGCCGGCATACAAAGGCCGGGATCAGGTGCTGGAAGTGGAAACGCTTTACACAGACGGCATCAAAGCGGCAGAAAAAGCCATTTATATCGAAACCCAGTATCTGACATCCGCCAAAATAGCCGGGGCGCTTGAAGACAGCCTTTCACAGGAACAGGGACCTGACATCTGTATCGTTCTTCCCAGAGAATCCAGCGGATGGCTGGAACAGAGCACCATGGATTCCATACGGGCACGGGTGTTGAAACAGCTGTCTGCGGCAGATGACCACCACCGCCTGCAGGTGTTTTATCCGGCCCTGGATGATGAAAAAACCGCTTTGTATGTCCATGCAAAACTGATGATTGTTGATGACCGGCTGGCATTGATCGGCTCTGCCAATGTAAGCAACCGGTCCATGCGCTTTGATTCTGAATGCGTTTTGGCTGTTGCGGCAAAAGAAGATGACAGCGTTGGAGAAGCCATTCTTTCTCTGCGCAACCGGCTGTTGGCTGAACACCTTGACAAACCCGTTGACGGTGTGGTCAAGGTGTTTGCCAGACAGGGTGCAATGAACCAGACCATTGCATCCTTGTCTGAGTCTTCCGGCCGCAGGTTGCAAAAACTGGCATTTGACCAGGCCCTGCCTGTTGACGGCGCGGCGATTGTCCGGGACCATGAACTGCTTGACCCGGAAACCCCCATTGCCTTTGACCGTATGATGGATCGGTTTGCCCGAAATGAACAGGGTACGTCCAAGATGCCACAGGTAATGAAGCTGGCAGGGGTGCTGCTGATTCTGCTCGCTCTGGCTGCGGCCTGGCGCTGGTCTCCTCTGGCTGAATGGGCCACAAGAGAAAACCTGGCTGCCTGGGCCGGAAAAATCAAGGAACAGCCCCTGTCTTTTCTGATTGTCCTGGGGGGGTATATTGCCGGGGGATTTTTGATGGTTCCGGTCACCTTGCTGGTGGGGGTGACCGCCATGGTATTTGATCCTGTCATGGGGGCGCTTTATGCCTTGAGCGGCTGCCTTGTGAGCGCGCTGACCACCTTCTGGGCAGGGGCCGGTCTGGGAAAGCAGATGGTCCGCAAAGTGGCGGGAAAAAAGCTGAATCATATCAGCCGGCAAATGGCCAGACAGGGTATTTTGACAGTGGCGCTTATCAGAAATATTCCGGTTGCCCCGTTTTCCCTTGTCAACCTCATAGCCGGGGCCTCCCATATCAAGCTCAAAGACTATCTTCTGGGCACGGCTGCAGGCATGCTGCCCGGCATTCTGGTCATTACCATATTTGCAGACCGTCTGTTGCATACCATACAGCATCCCGGGTGGGTGAATGGACTCATTGCAGCAGCCCTGGCAGTTGTGATGATTGCAGGAAATGTATGGGTAACAAAGCGGTTGTCCGGCAAAGGGGGGAAAAAATAA
- a CDS encoding glycogen synthase encodes MHIVHMAAENDSLPNAKVGGVADVVRDIAPALADLGHQVSVVMPGYGFLHETEGAKHVADICFPFRGTLHDAPLYRVPAKQVHPGVTQYVIHHPFLESVNTHTGQHQIYVHDPDDQPFFSDGSRFACFCSAAAAALTQEVIPRADVMHLHDWHTALVALLRRYHPACAPLQRVRTVFTIHNLALQGVRPLAGSSSSLSAWFPDISWHWLDVADPRWPDACNLMACGIRLSDRVHTVSPTYAREICRPDDLPRFHGAQGLEAVLAHENDTGNLTGILNGCDYPENRHPPVMEMPEMLRGFQRRIMQWSAGRQTVSSADFVAGHNLSNLLQRRNRPKMLLCSVTRLTDQKVLLMRQGQDGMSAMARILTALGDDGVYVLLGTGHEEFVRFFTRLEAWFPNFIFLHGFSDQAARTLYANGDLFLMPSSFEPCGIGQMLAMRDGQPCVVHAVGGLCDTVIHGVNGFCSRGRDLDDQAQHFVETACQAIELLKNDPDKWQQIKNNAAAARFSWQHAAQQYVEKLYG; translated from the coding sequence ATGCATATCGTGCACATGGCTGCGGAAAATGACAGCCTGCCCAATGCCAAGGTGGGCGGTGTGGCGGATGTGGTGCGGGATATTGCACCGGCACTGGCGGACCTTGGTCACCAGGTAAGCGTTGTAATGCCCGGGTACGGGTTTCTGCACGAGACCGAAGGGGCAAAACATGTGGCCGACATCTGTTTTCCATTCCGCGGGACCCTTCATGACGCACCGCTTTACCGGGTGCCGGCAAAGCAAGTGCACCCGGGGGTCACCCAGTATGTGATACATCACCCGTTTCTGGAGTCAGTAAATACCCACACCGGGCAGCACCAGATCTATGTGCATGATCCGGATGATCAGCCCTTTTTCAGCGATGGTTCCCGGTTTGCCTGCTTTTGCAGTGCCGCTGCCGCTGCTTTGACCCAGGAAGTCATACCCCGGGCCGATGTGATGCATCTGCATGACTGGCATACGGCACTTGTGGCCCTGCTGCGCCGGTACCACCCGGCTTGCGCCCCATTGCAGCGCGTCCGGACGGTGTTTACCATACACAACCTGGCCCTGCAGGGGGTGCGGCCGCTGGCCGGCAGCAGTTCCTCTTTGTCTGCCTGGTTTCCCGATATCTCCTGGCACTGGCTGGATGTGGCGGATCCGCGGTGGCCGGATGCCTGCAACCTGATGGCCTGCGGCATCCGCCTTTCAGACAGGGTGCATACGGTGTCCCCAACCTATGCCCGGGAGATCTGCCGGCCGGATGACCTGCCCCGGTTCCACGGCGCCCAGGGGTTGGAAGCCGTGCTGGCCCATGAAAATGACACAGGGAATCTGACGGGCATCCTCAACGGCTGCGACTATCCGGAAAACAGGCATCCCCCTGTCATGGAGATGCCGGAAATGCTCCGAGGTTTTCAGCGCCGGATCATGCAGTGGTCTGCCGGCCGGCAGACAGTGTCCAGTGCGGACTTTGTCGCCGGCCACAACCTGTCGAACCTGTTACAGCGGCGCAACCGCCCCAAAATGTTGCTGTGCAGTGTCACGCGTCTGACCGATCAGAAGGTGCTGCTCATGCGCCAGGGCCAGGACGGCATGTCAGCCATGGCCCGAATTCTGACGGCACTGGGAGATGACGGGGTGTATGTGCTTCTGGGAACCGGCCATGAAGAATTTGTGCGGTTTTTCACCCGGCTGGAAGCCTGGTTTCCCAATTTTATTTTCCTTCACGGATTTTCAGATCAGGCAGCCCGGACCCTGTATGCCAATGGGGATCTTTTTTTGATGCCCAGTTCTTTTGAACCCTGCGGCATCGGCCAGATGCTGGCCATGCGGGATGGACAGCCCTGTGTGGTGCATGCTGTCGGCGGGTTGTGCGATACTGTCATTCATGGGGTGAACGGGTTTTGTTCCAGGGGCAGGGATCTGGATGACCAGGCACAACATTTTGTTGAAACCGCCTGCCAGGCCATTGAACTGCTCAAAAACGATCCGGACAAATGGCAGCAGATAAAAAACAATGCGGCGGCTGCACGGTTTTCGTGGCAGCATGCCGCACAGCAGTATGTGGAAAAATTGTATGGTTAG
- a CDS encoding alpha-1,4-glucan--maltose-1-phosphate maltosyltransferase has translation MTDLIKRVVIENVTPAVDNGRFPARRAVNETVTISADIFVDGHDRLAARLLYRRAGASQWRQIPMHLLVNDLWQASFIPREMGIYEYTVTAWIDRFDTWRSQVSKKRADGQNVSVELMEGARMAEEAAARAKKEDADQLNRLAEQLMSSAAAEHPDVFLNDTVFAGFMKRYPDLSSQVDYPKVLPVRIEPRRALYSTWYEMFPRSCADDDPARHGTFKDCIKRLPYIAGMGFDVLYLPPIHPIGHTHRKGKNNTITAVPGDPGSPWAIGAKAGGHKTIHPKLGTLEDFRELLARAREHGIDIALDMAFQCSPDHPYVTDHPEWFHLRPDGSIQYAENPPKKYQDIYPFAFDTPHYESLRRELLDVIEYWIDQGVRIFRVDNPHTKPLRFWEWLIDECKKAYPETIFLAEAFTRPKTMYRLAKGGFTQSYTYFTWRNLKWEIEQYFDTLTQTGVKEFLWPSLWPNTPDILPEFLQLGGRPAFILRLMLAATLSSSYGIYGPAFELCVNQPLDPGGEEYMDSEKYEIHHWDLEAPNTIRPFITRINRIRRENPALQQTRNLMFHPVDKEEILCFSKFTDDFSNIIFVAANLDPHHTHSAWVQLPFEQMGVPVGKSFQMHDLVSDARYLWHEGYNYLEIDPGVVPVQVFRIRRRMRTENDFDYFM, from the coding sequence ATGACAGACCTCATCAAACGTGTTGTGATCGAAAATGTAACCCCTGCGGTTGACAACGGCCGTTTTCCCGCCAGGCGGGCCGTAAATGAAACAGTGACCATTTCCGCAGATATTTTTGTGGACGGCCATGACCGCCTGGCGGCCCGGCTGCTCTATCGCAGGGCAGGGGCTTCCCAGTGGCGGCAGATTCCCATGCACCTGCTGGTGAACGACCTGTGGCAGGCCTCTTTCATTCCTCGTGAAATGGGAATCTATGAATACACGGTCACCGCCTGGATAGACCGGTTTGACACCTGGCGCAGTCAGGTGTCAAAAAAGCGGGCAGACGGCCAGAACGTGTCTGTGGAACTGATGGAGGGTGCACGCATGGCCGAAGAAGCGGCAGCGCGGGCAAAAAAGGAAGACGCCGATCAGCTGAACCGTCTGGCAGAGCAGCTCATGTCTTCGGCGGCGGCAGAACACCCGGATGTTTTTCTCAACGATACCGTCTTTGCCGGGTTTATGAAACGATATCCGGATCTCAGCAGCCAGGTGGATTATCCAAAGGTGCTGCCCGTAAGAATCGAGCCGCGCAGGGCCCTGTACAGCACCTGGTATGAAATGTTTCCCCGTTCCTGTGCCGATGATGATCCCGCCCGGCATGGTACATTCAAAGACTGTATCAAACGCCTGCCCTATATTGCCGGGATGGGATTTGATGTGCTGTATCTGCCGCCGATTCATCCCATTGGACACACCCACAGAAAAGGAAAAAACAATACGATTACCGCTGTTCCGGGTGATCCCGGCAGTCCCTGGGCCATCGGGGCCAAAGCGGGGGGACACAAGACCATCCATCCAAAACTGGGAACACTGGAGGATTTCAGGGAGCTTCTGGCCCGTGCCCGGGAACACGGCATCGATATTGCGCTGGATATGGCATTTCAGTGCAGCCCGGATCATCCCTATGTTACGGACCATCCTGAATGGTTTCACCTCCGCCCCGACGGTTCCATTCAGTATGCAGAAAATCCCCCCAAAAAATACCAGGACATCTATCCGTTTGCATTTGATACCCCCCACTATGAGAGCCTGCGCCGGGAACTGCTGGATGTTATCGAATACTGGATAGACCAGGGTGTCCGGATTTTCAGGGTCGACAATCCCCACACCAAACCCCTGCGGTTCTGGGAATGGCTCATTGATGAATGCAAAAAAGCGTATCCGGAAACCATCTTTCTGGCCGAGGCATTCACCCGGCCCAAGACCATGTACCGGCTGGCCAAAGGCGGATTCACCCAGTCCTATACCTATTTTACCTGGCGCAATCTGAAATGGGAAATTGAGCAGTATTTTGACACCTTGACCCAGACCGGCGTAAAAGAGTTTTTATGGCCCAGCCTGTGGCCCAATACCCCGGATATTCTGCCGGAATTTCTACAGCTGGGGGGCCGGCCGGCGTTTATCCTCCGCCTGATGCTGGCTGCCACCCTTTCCTCCAGCTACGGCATTTATGGCCCGGCTTTTGAGCTGTGTGTGAATCAACCCCTTGATCCCGGGGGGGAGGAATATATGGATTCGGAAAAGTACGAGATCCATCACTGGGACCTGGAAGCGCCCAACACCATCCGGCCGTTTATCACCAGAATCAACCGGATCAGGCGGGAAAATCCCGCCCTGCAGCAGACCCGGAACCTGATGTTCCACCCGGTGGATAAAGAAGAGATCCTGTGCTTCAGCAAATTTACGGATGATTTTTCCAATATCATTTTTGTGGCTGCCAATCTGGATCCCCATCACACCCACAGTGCCTGGGTGCAGCTGCCTTTTGAACAAATGGGTGTGCCTGTTGGAAAAAGCTTTCAGATGCATGATCTGGTGAGCGATGCCAGGTATCTGTGGCATGAGGGGTACAACTATCTGGAAATCGATCCCGGGGTGGTGCCGGTACAGGTTTTCCGCATCCGGCGGCGGATGCGCACGGAAAATGATTTTGATTATTTTATGTAA